The Mesorhizobium sp. M3A.F.Ca.ET.080.04.2.1 genome contains the following window.
GAGAGAGGGCTGGTCGCGATAGTCGAGGCTGATCTTCTCGATGGCGCGGCGCACGATCTCGTAGTCGCTGCCTTCCGGGGTGATGTCCTTCTCCAGGACCGCGGTCGTCTTGACAGGCATTTGAGCGTTCATCGGTCTATCTCCTTGAGCGCGAATATCGCCGTTCGGACGGCCGATCACCACCCGAAACTTGCCTTGCCGGGAGCATACCCGATGGACTTCGATTTCGGCTGGAGCGCGTCTCAGCGCGCCTTGGCGGTCGCCAAAGCCCGCGAAAAGGCGGAGGCGAAGCTCTCGCGGTCGTCCGGATTGAGGAAGCCGCCGATCGAAACGCTCTTGCCTTGCGCCTCGACCGCCATCCTGGTGATGCCGATCTCGGTGTGGCGGGCGATCGAAAACCGCGTCCAGAACGGGTTGAAATGATGCGCTTCGGAGCGGCCGGACGGCGCGGTCTTGCGGATGTCGAGGCTTGTGCGCGAGACGGAGATTTCCTCACGGGCTCGTGCGGCGCGGTAGTTGAGGCGGAAGGCGACGTAGACGCCGATCACGTCCAACCCGAAGAAACCAAACACCGGCCATGCGCCATGCGCCAGGAAGATCGCGCCGGTAACCGCCCAGCCGAACAGCAGCGCGGCCATCAGGATGAAGAAGCCGGTGCGGCCGAGGGAACGATGGGGCGTGAGCAGTGCCTGAAAGAATGGCTCGTCGGCTTGGTACGAGGCGTTTGTGTCGCTCATGAGGTAATATTATAGGAAGGAAATGGCGCCTCCCAAGTCCAAAAATCCCGCCCCTGTCAAAAAGCCCTCCGCATCAGCCTCGATCGATGCGAGACCGAGGGCGCGACCCCTGAAGGGCAGGACGCGCTCCGTCTACAGCGCTGCCGAGGTGCATGAGATCTTCCGGCGCTTTTCGGTGCAGCGTCCGGAGCCGAAAGGCGAGCTCGACTATGTCAACGCCTTCACGCTGCTGGTCGCGGTGGTGCTTTCGGCGCAGGCGACCGATGTCGGCGTCAATAGGGCGACGAGGCCGCTATTCGCGGTGGCCGATACGCCGCAGAAGATGCTGGCGCTGGGTGAGGCCAAGGTCGGCGACTATATCCGAACCATCGGGCTCTGGCGCAACAAGGCCAAGAATGTCATCGCGCTTTCCAAAGCGCTGATCGACGACTACGGCGGCAACGTGCCGGAGGACCGTGACGAACTGGTCAAGCTGCCGGGGGTCGGGCGCAAGACCGCCAATGTCGTGCTCAACGTCGCCTTCGGCCAGCACACGATGGCTGTCGACACGCATATCTTCCGCATCGGCAACCGGATCGGGCTAGCGCCCGGCAAGACGCCGGAGGAGGTCGAGCAGGGGTTGTTGAGGGTCATCCCGGCCGAGTATATGCGCCATGCGCATCACTGGCTGATTCTGCACGGCCGCTATGTGTGCAAGGCGCGCAAGCCCGACTGCCCGGCCTGCGTGATCGCCGATATCTGCAAGTCGAAGGAGAAGACCACCGACGTGCCGGCGCCGCTGGTGCCGATCGCGCCGCTGGAGGAGGCGCCTTCTGCCGGAGCTTAGGGTTCGTTTGCTCGCAAATTCCGGAGAAACTGCTGCACAACCTTCCGGGCTCAGTAGCCATAGCCGCGCGCCATGGCTGCAGCAAAGACCGGGATCAGCAGGAAGATGAAGGCTTCGGCGCGGACATAGGTCTTGACCGAGGCGAGTTCGGCCGCCGGCACCGAGAAGGACTGATTGCCGCCCGCCTGCCGGTTCCAGGAGATGAAGCGCACGGTCGGGATGATCGACAGAAGCCCGACGATGATGAAGGCGATCATTTTGGCCCAGAACACCCAGTTGTAGACGTAGAATTCCCAGCCCTTCAGGCCGAAGAACACCCGGCAGACGCCGACGACCACGATGAGCGTGGCGATGATGCCATAGTGGCGGTCGATACCGGCCAGGCGCTTCAGCGTGGCGGCAGGCAAGTCGCCGCGCACCAGCACGAATTCGGCGCCGATGATGCCGGCCAGCGAAAACACCAGCAGGTGATGCAGAATGGCCAATACAAGATCAGTCGTATCCATGCGCTCTTCCTGACGTGGCTGAATCGTTCGAAGAGTAGCATCGTCGCTCAAAATTCCCAGACGGCTGGGCAGGCGGCAGAATGCGCGAGACGTCGACGCGCTCGGCGCCGGTCAGGTCTTGGCTGCCCCGTGGTCCTGGGTGATGCTGGCCCTTGTCCGGCTGCGCCAGCCTGCGTAGCGCTGCGGGCTCAACAGGGGCGAAATCCATGAACAGCAAGCAAGCCGGCGTTCCGGTCCTGGAGACGGCGCGGACCATCCTGCGGGCACATGCGCTCGACGATTTCGAGACCTATGTCGCCATGTGGGCCGATCCCGGAGTCACCCGTTTCATCGGCGGCAAGCCGCGCACCCGGGAGGAGAGCTGGATGCGCTTCCTGCGCCATGCGGGCCTCTGGTCCCTGCTGGGCTACGGCTTCTGGGCGATCGAGGACAAAAAGACGGGCCGCTTTGCCGGCGAGGCCGGGTTCCATGATCTGAAGCGCGATATCGAGCCGTCGATCGAGGGTGTGCCGGAGGCAGGCTGGGCGCTGGCCTCGGAGGCGCAGGGTCAGGGACTTGCCAGCGAGGTCGTCGGGCGGATCGTTGCGTGGGGAGACGAGGTGTTCGGGCCGGCCAGCACCGTGTGCATCATCGATCCCGAAAACGGCGCATCGCTCAAGGTGGCCGAAAGGAACGGCTATCGCGAAACCCTGCGGACCACCTATCACGAAAAGCCGACGATCCTGTTGAAGAGGCAGGCCGGAGGCAGCGAATAGGCGGCGACAGACGTTCGGATCAGCGCTTGAGCCTGGACTTGTTCAGGACCACGGCCGCGCGAATAAGAGCCTTCAGCGCCTCTTCATCGACCTGCTCGCCTTGCCGGAAGTCGATGGCGCGCCGTGTGTTGCCTTCGAGGCTGGCGTTGAAGAGACCCGTCGGATCGGGCAGTGCCGCGCCCTTGGCGAAAGTCAGCTTGACGACCTCCTTGTAGGTCTCGCCGGTGCAGATCATTCCGGCGTCTTCCCAGACCGGCACGCCGCGCCATTTCCACTCCTCGGTGACGTCCGGGTCCGCTTGCCTGATCAGGGCGCGCAACCGCGCGAGCATATCGCCCCTCCAGTCGCCCAGTTCCTCGATCCGGCCATCGATCAGCTCGGAAGGAGATCTGCTGTCCTGCGATTCGCTTTTCATCTGTTTTCCTTCTGGCTTCGATGCAAGACCGGTTCACATGCGTTCGCCGGGCAGCCGGCTCGCCTGTTTTACCCAGGAGACGAATTGCGCTTCGTCCAGCTGGTCGCCCTCATGGATGTGGAGATAACGTGTGTCCTTGCTCTTGGACTCAACGGGCGGAATGGGCTCGAGCGACATGCCGCGGAAGAACGCCACCTTGATATACCTGGTAAAACAGTGGATGCCGAGAAACCAGCCTTCGCCTTCCATCCCGTAAAACGGCGAGTTCCATTTGACGGCCTTGCGCACCTCGGGCACGGCTTCCATGACAAGTTCGTCGAGACGTCGGCCGACTTCGCTCTTCCAGCCCGGCATCGCGGCGATATAGGCCTGCACAGGAGCGTCTCCATAGCCTTTGGCAATCTGCGGGTTGCCGCCGGAAAGCAGGACCGGCTTCTCACCCGCCGGCTTGGCGGCGACCTTCGCCGATTTCGCCTTCCCCATCAGGCCGAACCCGCCTCTGCGCGAGCGCCGCGCCGTTTGGCGGCGTAGGGCAGCACGAACATGTAGAGCCCACTGAACAACAGCAGGAACAGCGGCGGCAGAGGCGAATAGACCACCCAGGCGGGTGGTTCGCCCAATGCCATGGCGACGAAGTTGGCAATCACGGTCACCGTAAAGATGATCGACAACCAGCGATGCAGCTGCCTGATCGACTTGCTCCAGTCCAAAGCCGCCTCCTCTGCAGAATGGGCAATCTTCGTCACGTTGTTCCGACCCTTCGGCGGGCCTTCAGTCGATCCGCGCCAGGACATCTTCCAGGGCGGTAAGGAACCTCTGCCAGCCGACGGTGGCGCCACGATAGTATGACTGCTGATCCGCGCGGAAGCCCGTTTGCTCCATGCGCAGATGAGTGCCCATGCTCGTCGGGGTGAGTGTCCAGGTGACGACGCTCTCCAGATCCTTGGTGTCCCATGTGTAGGACAGCGTCTTGTTGGGCTCCACGGTCTGGACCCGGCAGGCGACGGCACCCCAGTCCGCGCTGAGATCGAAACGGTGGTCCACAACCGGCTTGAAGTTGTTCTTCATCAGCCACTCCTCGATGAGATGCGGTTGCGTGAGCGCGCGCCAGATCTTTTCCGGCGGGTGACGGATCTCGCGCTCGACGACGACGGAGCGGGTCTCGACCGAAACTTCATTCATTGGTCCATCCTTTTGAGCAGGTTTTCGAGATCATCGAACCGGCTTTCCCAGAACCCGGCCATGTCCCGCGTCCAGTCCATCAGCGGCGCCAGCGCGCTGAGCTGCGCGCTGTAATGGGTCTGCCGGCCCTCATGGCGGTCACGTACCAATCCGGCTTCCTTGAGGAGGCCGAGATGCTTCGACACCGCCGGCTGCGAGACGCCGGCCTGCGCCGTCAGCGTGCCCACCGACTGCTCGCCCTGGCGGCACAGACACTCGAAAATGGCGCGCCTTGTCGGGTCGGCAAGCGTTCGGAAGAGCATTTCGTGCGTGGCCGACATGGCAATCAATAACTCATTGGTTATTGATTGATCTATAACCAGCGGGATATATGTATGTCAAGCCGCTATACCGGTGCGGCCATGATGCGGGCGCTCAAGTCGGGGAGGCGGTGTCCGCCTTCACACTGGCTTCATGCGGCCACGGCGAATGCTCGCCAAAAGCGCGCGTGGCGCGCGCGGCGGCTTCGAGCAACGGGCGCTGCATCCGCTGCAGGAAAGCCAGGTCGACCCGCGCGCTCGGACCAGCGAGCGTCAATGCGCCGACCAATGTCCGGCCCGGTCCAAATACGGGTGCGGAAACACCCGATGTCTGCGGGTCCCGGTCACCGAGGGAGATATAGAAGCAGTTTTTGCGGATCGTCTCGTAAGGCTCGCCCGGCTCGCCCGAGAAGGCGGCGAGCACGCGCCCGCCGGAGCCCGCAAGCAGCGGCAGCACGTCGCCTTCGCGTATCGTGTAGCGGATCGGATGCTTGGACTCGACCCGGTAGAGGCAGGTGCGCACGTCACCTGCGCGGACATAGAAAGCGACACTTTCCCCGCTGTGGTCGGACAGGTCCCGCATGATCGGCAGCAGGATGTCGATCGCCACGACCGAACGCTGGTAAAGCGTACCCAGCCTGAAGGTGGCCGGGCCTACGCGGTATCGCCCGTCCTCCAGGCGCTCCAGCAACTGCCCGCGCATGAGCGAGTTCGCCAGCCGCAGGATCGTGCTCTTGTAGAGGCCGGTGCGGGTCGCGATCTCGGCCAAACCAAGCGAGCGGTCCGCGGAAGTGAATGCATCGAGGATGGCGATCGCGCGGTCGAGCGCGGCAACTCCGTCGTTTGCCGGCGGGCTGGAGGGAGTGTCTGTCATTTCTGCCGTGATTTCATGGTCGCTCCAATCCGGGAGCGACCCGGACAACAGATTTTGGCCGGTCGGACGCGTTCTGTCTAGAAGAATGCCGTTCCCATTGACAGAACGAGGCGACATTGCTTGAACTCGATAAGCGGGTCTTCGCTCAGGCCCGGCCTTGGCAGGCACCGGAGGAGGTGTCGTGATTTGGAGGAATCCCCATGCTGAACAGACGCAAGTTCTTGACGAGCACCGCCGCGGTCGGCGCCGCCAGCTTCGCCGCATTGCACCTCACGCCGGCTTTTGCGCAGGACGCGCCGCAGATCCAGATCTTCGTGCCGGCAGCGCCCGGCGGCGGCTGGGACCAGACCGCGCGCACGATCGACCAGGTGCTGCGCTCTGAAAAGCTGATCTCGGGCTCGCAGATCACCAATGTCGGCGGCGCCGGCGGCACGGTCGGCCTGCCGCAATTCGTCAATCAGTGGAAGGGGAAGGGCAATTCGCTGATGGTCGCCGGCATGGTCATGGTCGGCGCCATTATCGCCAACAAGGCCGCCAACAATCTCACCGAAGTGACGCCCATCGCCCGGCTCACCGGCGAATTCGAGGCGCTGGTCGTGCCGGCGGACTCGCCGTTCAAGACCGCGGCCGACTTTGTCGCCGCGCTGAAGGAAGATCCGACGAAGGTTCCGGTGGCAGGCGGTTCGGCCGGCGGCACGGACCATATCCTGTTCGGCCTGATCGCCAAGACGGCCGGCGTGCCCGCCGCGAACCTGTCCTACGTGCCTTTCGCCGGCGGTGGCGAGGCGCTGTCGGCGCTGCTCGGCAACCAGGTCGCGGCAGGCATTTCCGGCTACGGCGAATTCTCCGAGCAGATCAAAGCAGGCGCTCTCAGGCTGCTCGCCATCTCCTCCGACAAGCGTCAGGAGGGCATCGACGCGCCAACGCTCAAGGAAGCGGGCATCGACGTCGAATTGTTCAACTGGCGCGGCGTCTTCGCCCCGCCCGGCGTTTCGGATGCCGACAAGGCGGCGATGATCAAGCTGATCGAGACCATGGCCAAGAGCGAGGCCTGGGCGACCGAATGCAAGAACCGAAACTGGACTTCGATCCTGCTCACGGGCGACGACTACGCCAAGTTCGTGACCGAAGATACGACCCGCATCGCCGCCATCCTCAAGGATCTCGGCCTCGCCTGATTTCCAGCCTGCCCAAGGTCCGAAGGGGACCTGGTTTCCCTTCGGACCGGTATGACAGCTGACCGAGCAGCATTGAAACTGCGGCGATGCCGGCGATGTCGGCCATCCGGGAGGAGATCATGAGCACCAGCGAACAACAGCCTCCAGCGCCGCGCCTGGCCGTACCCGAATTGTTGATCGGCATCGGGCTTCTGGCCTGCGCCGGTGCCGTCGCCTGGCAGACCCTGGCGATCCCGGTGTCGCCGCTTTATTCCAAGGTCGGCCCGACCGTCTTTCCCTACATCACCATGTT
Protein-coding sequences here:
- a CDS encoding GNAT family N-acetyltransferase, translated to MNSKQAGVPVLETARTILRAHALDDFETYVAMWADPGVTRFIGGKPRTREESWMRFLRHAGLWSLLGYGFWAIEDKKTGRFAGEAGFHDLKRDIEPSIEGVPEAGWALASEAQGQGLASEVVGRIVAWGDEVFGPASTVCIIDPENGASLKVAERNGYRETLRTTYHEKPTILLKRQAGGSE
- a CDS encoding tripartite tricarboxylate transporter substrate-binding protein; the protein is MLNRRKFLTSTAAVGAASFAALHLTPAFAQDAPQIQIFVPAAPGGGWDQTARTIDQVLRSEKLISGSQITNVGGAGGTVGLPQFVNQWKGKGNSLMVAGMVMVGAIIANKAANNLTEVTPIARLTGEFEALVVPADSPFKTAADFVAALKEDPTKVPVAGGSAGGTDHILFGLIAKTAGVPAANLSYVPFAGGGEALSALLGNQVAAGISGYGEFSEQIKAGALRLLAISSDKRQEGIDAPTLKEAGIDVELFNWRGVFAPPGVSDADKAAMIKLIETMAKSEAWATECKNRNWTSILLTGDDYAKFVTEDTTRIAAILKDLGLA
- a CDS encoding IclR family transcriptional regulator, whose product is MTDTPSSPPANDGVAALDRAIAILDAFTSADRSLGLAEIATRTGLYKSTILRLANSLMRGQLLERLEDGRYRVGPATFRLGTLYQRSVVAIDILLPIMRDLSDHSGESVAFYVRAGDVRTCLYRVESKHPIRYTIREGDVLPLLAGSGGRVLAAFSGEPGEPYETIRKNCFYISLGDRDPQTSGVSAPVFGPGRTLVGALTLAGPSARVDLAFLQRMQRPLLEAAARATRAFGEHSPWPHEASVKADTASPT
- a CDS encoding metalloregulator ArsR/SmtB family transcription factor: MSATHEMLFRTLADPTRRAIFECLCRQGEQSVGTLTAQAGVSQPAVSKHLGLLKEAGLVRDRHEGRQTHYSAQLSALAPLMDWTRDMAGFWESRFDDLENLLKRMDQ
- a CDS encoding SRPBCC domain-containing protein translates to MNEVSVETRSVVVEREIRHPPEKIWRALTQPHLIEEWLMKNNFKPVVDHRFDLSADWGAVACRVQTVEPNKTLSYTWDTKDLESVVTWTLTPTSMGTHLRMEQTGFRADQQSYYRGATVGWQRFLTALEDVLARID
- a CDS encoding DUF2244 domain-containing protein produces the protein MSDTNASYQADEPFFQALLTPHRSLGRTGFFILMAALLFGWAVTGAIFLAHGAWPVFGFFGLDVIGVYVAFRLNYRAARAREEISVSRTSLDIRKTAPSGRSEAHHFNPFWTRFSIARHTEIGITRMAVEAQGKSVSIGGFLNPDDRESFASAFSRALATAKAR
- a CDS encoding DUF1801 domain-containing protein, giving the protein MGKAKSAKVAAKPAGEKPVLLSGGNPQIAKGYGDAPVQAYIAAMPGWKSEVGRRLDELVMEAVPEVRKAVKWNSPFYGMEGEGWFLGIHCFTRYIKVAFFRGMSLEPIPPVESKSKDTRYLHIHEGDQLDEAQFVSWVKQASRLPGERM
- a CDS encoding DUF2214 family protein, whose translation is MDTTDLVLAILHHLLVFSLAGIIGAEFVLVRGDLPAATLKRLAGIDRHYGIIATLIVVVGVCRVFFGLKGWEFYVYNWVFWAKMIAFIIVGLLSIIPTVRFISWNRQAGGNQSFSVPAAELASVKTYVRAEAFIFLLIPVFAAAMARGYGY
- a CDS encoding DUF1801 domain-containing protein, with protein sequence MKSESQDSRSPSELIDGRIEELGDWRGDMLARLRALIRQADPDVTEEWKWRGVPVWEDAGMICTGETYKEVVKLTFAKGAALPDPTGLFNASLEGNTRRAIDFRQGEQVDEEALKALIRAAVVLNKSRLKR
- the nth gene encoding endonuclease III, yielding MAPPKSKNPAPVKKPSASASIDARPRARPLKGRTRSVYSAAEVHEIFRRFSVQRPEPKGELDYVNAFTLLVAVVLSAQATDVGVNRATRPLFAVADTPQKMLALGEAKVGDYIRTIGLWRNKAKNVIALSKALIDDYGGNVPEDRDELVKLPGVGRKTANVVLNVAFGQHTMAVDTHIFRIGNRIGLAPGKTPEEVEQGLLRVIPAEYMRHAHHWLILHGRYVCKARKPDCPACVIADICKSKEKTTDVPAPLVPIAPLEEAPSAGA